A region of the Akkermansia muciniphila genome:
TTCATAGTTGAATTCAAAAGGCAGCTTCCATTATCCATGGAAGCTGCCTTTTGCTTTACCTCTAAATCTCATTCAACTAAACCACGCTGAGACCGGATATATTTTTCATCTGCAAGTATTACGGACGTTTCTATCTGTCTTTCCGGAACCGTCCAATACTTCTTTAACAGCAGCTTCCGTTCTTCAGGCCCTACCAGATGAAACCCGTTTTTCTGGTAGAAGTCGATCGCCCAGATCGCATCCGCCCACGTGCCTATTAAAACAGGTTTCTCCTGATCTTTTCGTAAATAGTTAAGAAGCTGGACTCCGATTCCTCCCCGACGGACGCACGTCCTGACATAGGCGTGACGTATGAGCTTAACGTCCTCCCGGTCCTGAATCCCCATGACGCCAAGAAGGCGTCCCTTATCTTCAAAACAATAGAACACCACGCCATCTCTGATCTGCTCCTTTAATTCATCCACGGGCATGTAAGGTTCCCTCCATCTGTCGGCAGGAATCCTGTCTTTATAAGCCACGGCTGAATCATTGATAATTTCATAGATTGTTTCCAGTTCCGACTCCAAACACTTTCTAATCATTTCGTCTAACCCTCTCTTGATGCAAAATGCAATGGAAACCTAACATTTTATTGCCATACTTCAACAACAAATTCTTCTTGAAGAGAAGGTTTATTTATATCACAAACTACCTTTTTAAAGATGCAAGCTTCACTATTATTTTTCTTTATTACTCCAAGAAAGTCGGCTCCAAGTCCATTCTCCCTCAGC
Encoded here:
- a CDS encoding GNAT family N-acetyltransferase, whose amino-acid sequence is MIRKCLESELETIYEIINDSAVAYKDRIPADRWREPYMPVDELKEQIRDGVVFYCFEDKGRLLGVMGIQDREDVKLIRHAYVRTCVRRGGIGVQLLNYLRKDQEKPVLIGTWADAIWAIDFYQKNGFHLVGPEERKLLLKKYWTVPERQIETSVILADEKYIRSQRGLVE